A section of the Salmo salar chromosome ssa05, Ssal_v3.1, whole genome shotgun sequence genome encodes:
- the LOC106606015 gene encoding protein S100-A1 yields MLSQLERSMQSLITVFHRYADKDGDCNTLSKKELKELMQTELGSFLKSQKDPAAIDKIMKNLDQNGDGMVNFEEFVSLVVDLSIACEQIYQLHIMKAAAKK; encoded by the exons ATGCTGTCTCAGTTGGAGAGATCCATGCAGTCCCTGATCACGGTGTTCCATCGCTATGCCGACAAGGACGGTGACTGTAACACACTGAGCAAGAAGGAGCTGAAAGAACTCATGCAGACAGAACTGGGCAGCTTCCTGAAG tCCCAGAAGGACCCAGCAGCCATAGACAAGATCATGAAGAATCTGGACCAGAATGGTGATGGGATGGTAAACTTCGAGGAGTTTGTCTCTCTGGTGGTGGACCTCTCCATCGCCTGTGAACAGATCTACCAGCTCCACATCATGAAGGCTGCCGCTAAGAAGTGA